The Megalobrama amblycephala isolate DHTTF-2021 linkage group LG1, ASM1881202v1, whole genome shotgun sequence genome segment ttatcaggaaaattttatttgaaagtggactaatctttTAATACAGCATACACAACCACTGAATGTTATGTTCCTTATTGTCTCGTTTCTAAGTTTTTAAGCAGATCATTCCTGATGTCTGACTAACTGATTGACATATTCATTGTTGTCTGAATCAACATGAATTTTTAttgtgatatttttactgatagtTTTTAATGCACGTTATTCCAAATGCACTCTAACATGACATTCTCTatcatttttacacaaacaaaaagtgtttacataatattacATAAAGTCCCAATgcaattttattattgttttcctCCTTGAAAAAATTCATGTTGTCTTCAATTTGTTGGTCATTAGAGCAGTCACATCCAGCAATCAAAACTAATTCTGATTCTCTCTGTTTTAGTAGGTCGTAAAAGGCCAAGACCAAGGCGACCACCTTCTCCTATTCTGGAGCAGAAGGAGATTCCTCTTCTGGAGCTGCCCAGTTCCTCCGAGGACCTTCTCATTCCCAACGAGCAGCTACTCAACGCGTCAGCTATTTATGAGGTCCTTCGCAGTTTCTGCACCGTCTTGCGTCTCTCTCCGTTCCGTTTCGAGGACTTCTGCGCCGCTCTGGTCGGACAGGAGCAGTGCACGCTGATGGCGGAGACGCACATCTGTCTGCTGAAGGCCATTTTACGGGAGGAGGACACCTCCAACACCACTTTCGGACCCGCGGACCTCAAGGACAGCATCAACTCCACGCTCTACTTCATTGACGGTATGACTTGGCCGGAAGTGGTGCGTTCATACTGCGAAAGCGACCCCGAGTATCACCACGTGCTCCCTGACCTGGAGGGCGAAGACTATCCATTCAGCCCTTTGGAGAGCAAAGTCAAGGTCTTGCAGTTCCTGGTGGACCAATTCCTCACCACTAACCTCGCCCGTGAGGAGCTCATGTCCGAGGGGGTCGTTCAGTACGACGACCATTGCCGGGTTTGCCACAGGCTCGGCGACCTCCTGTGCTGCGAGACCTGCTCGGCCGTGTATCACCTGGAGTGCGTCAAGCCTCCCCTGGAGGAGGTGCCCGAGGACGAATGGCAGTGTGAGATTTGTGTGGCACACAAAGTGCCCGGCGTAACAGACTGTCTGACAGAGTTCCAGAAGAGCCGGCCGTACATCCGGCAAGAGCCCATTGGTTACGACCGACATCAAAGAAAATACTGGTTTCTCAACAGGAGGATCGTtgtgtgagtatttgcagtataTAATACAAACTGCCGAGGATTTggtgcaaattaaaaaaaaaaaaaaaaattgatttttttaaatgctcacTTTCAAGGAGTTTCATTATTGACCcggggttacactttatttggttacactttagtttttcagtgtcattgttacatatgttacatgtagttacgatagtaataactataagttatgcataattacatgcaactaaccctaaaccatgCACTAACTCCAACCCTCTAGTAAGTAAATGTAGttatttaatattactcagtacttgaatgtataattacagtgtaacaaagacaccttaacaTAAAGTGTAAtcctttattttaaggtgtctgtgTTAcggtgtaattatacatttaatatagcGTTAGGGCATGGTTTAGTGTTATAACCataattactatagtaactacatgtaatatGTGTAACAAggtcactgtaaaataaagtgttacccaataaggtctcatttattaacccaAGTTAATCCATTAACTATCATAAACTAACAATAggcaatatattttttacagcatttgttaatgttagttaataaacaTGTTCATGTTAATTCAAAGTGCATTAACTAGTGGTAACAGATAAAACATTTGATCTTAATGTATTGGTAAATGTTACAATTatcattaagattaataaatgctgtggaagtattgtttattgttagtgtaactaatgttaacaaatgaaatctgattgtaaagtgttaccataaaatgATCACGTAACATGATATTTTCTAATGACTTGGTTAGGGCTGCAAGATATATCACACGATACGGAAAATAACTTTGAACTTAAATGTGATTACCGCGGACATGGgattcttagtgcgattatgaaatcgcaaaggctgcgattattttatttatgtgcagcttgtcaatgaagtatggctccaaatactaatccatctgaaagcactgtgagtttgagtcacttgtaatgtacatttgaaaaagcaacatgcTTTACTCAGtacaaacatctttccagacatgagaagcatttattaacatcttgtccaacaaaagacaacatttaaatatagctgcaggcagcgatgacgggcccaaGCCTGGTGGCATTGCCAACcctgtggcttcagggcaaccgTGCACAGCGGGCTATAGGcatttaaacataaaaggaTATAAAGATAAAGGGACTATGTCACAGTCATTTGAATAAACCATATATATACTTCAGCAGTTGGTGCCCATAtgatcacaaaccacaacagccacatccatGAGATTGTTTAAATTTAGATGAATTTCATGTCATAGAACATCATaggtcaatttcaaatgagtgcagaataCTGTCctaatctgccatgtctgtgtttttctcaGACAACCTCTATAAAAATTCAAGAGTAAATTACATACTTTTATTTGCGCAAATTCACTCTGAGTActctgagaaatctaatccagtcttaatgcgaatgtctgtgattgcttaTGTTATGTATTATCCTAACACGTTTTTTGACCTACCTGAGCTATTGTTTGTGACCAAAGGTTTCAGTAATGAAATTTGGGTAATTGGGTATTTGAACTCGCAATACTCTTCAGGGTGTAATGTTTACAGGCGATAAAGTAAATTTCTTCAGCAGCAAGCAAAGATGTGTGCACAAAATAGGCACAGAATGTGTTCAAAACATGCTTAACTGTTTCAGTCAATTGTTTCAATTGTTCAATTGTTTTGATTTCACCCTCCAAAACTATTTCAGACAAAACTTCCAATTTTTTGCTGTTTCGGCTGAATATTTTCAGTTGCCACAATGTAACATTTCAGCCTAGCTTTtctgaaaaagtgaaaaaatataggataacactttattttacagtgtccttgtttcATATGTAATTAatgtagtaataacagtaaattatgaataattactTCCAACACCaaaaaccaaaccctaatcctcctaaccctatagtaagtacatgctgTTCATtgatattactcagtacttcaaTGTACAATTACACGGTTACAAGGACACCTTAacataaagtgtaaccaaatatgGTTAAAAGTTCATAAAGTGCCTGTGTTTAATGTATGTAACCTGAACCGTTTCAGAGAGGAAGATGGCGAGGATGAAAATAAGCAGACCTGGTACTACAGCACTAAAGTCCAGCTCGGGGAGTTGTTGGAGGTTCTGGATAAAGGGTTCTGGGAGAATGATCTCTGCTCTGTGCTGGAGGAGATGAGAGAGGAGATCCACACTCACATGGACATTACTGAGGAGCTCACTAACAAGGCCCGTGGGAATAACAAGGCATACCTCACCGTTGCCAATGgtaagaaaatatataaatcaaagctcatatatatcatttttattaccATCATTGACAATACACATTCCTTTGGATGTGCAAAGTGAGACAACCAAGTAAACAACTTGATAAGTTTGTTTACttgactgtgtgtgtggttttttttttgttttttttttgggacaGACATTGAATTTTTTCTTAATTAATCTTGTAGGATTTACTcacaataaaatacattaaagtttttttttttataattgtcACAGAGATTAAAATActaatttttttcttatattatGTGCAAGGATGAAATAAAGTTTGTTTcttccaattttttttaatgtaaaaaaatgctGATATCCTGTTCATGTTTATTAAATGCGTATTTCTTTTGGGAATCATGAATATTAGTTGTCGTTTTAATACAGCATACACAACCACTTAACATTATGTTCCTCATTGTCTGATTTCTTAGTTAAGTTTTTAAGCAGATGCCTGATCATTCCTGATGTCTGACTAACTGATTGACTTATTTATGGACACACGTTGTCTGAAtcaacatgatttttttttttggaaactggTAATTTTAGCAACCCACACTCATTTTTCCCCTTTTCTAAATAGGACATGAGTCTGCTGGTCTCTTGTTTGCTCTGTGGAAGTACTTATTTCATTTCTTTAAGTTAAGCCTTCGGCTTTCTTGTATGGAAATGACAGAAGTTGTTTTCCTTAAGTATGTGGGCATTTTTTGAAGTATTATATATAATGACAGATTACGATTGCAATACTAAGACCCAACTTTAATaaatttgctaaaaaaaaatgctcagtgaatttaattaaattgtgcATGACTTTTACACATAATTACATTAAGCCTTTTcaacaaatataatttatttcaattGTCTTGTTTTAGTTAAATCCATTTAGTAAAGCTTAccatatatttatcagaatatatgcacttttatagttttttattttttatttttattttattacttgtttttttttaattactttcaatatttattttatttttaaaaatgttactgcATTGCATTATTGGATAATACCATTACACATTTCTTTGTAAATATTAGcatttttgcattattattattattattattattatttgtattctgtatcattataattttttcCAGGCATAAAACAAGAAGTAGCCATATTTAAAGTACGAAATGAAATAACATGAATGGATGGGGGagagggagaaaaaaataaaaaataaaaataatatatatatatatatatatatgtcactgTATGCTCTGGAAGGATATTTGCAACCCAATgtagtaaattaaaataaataaatatatatattattatatattttaattaactacATTGGGTTGCAAACATCCTTCCAGAGCATACAATGACTGTCTGAATCAATAATAGTTAATTTGAAggaatacaaaataataaatttggATGTAATTCAAATGACTCTAAGGTGTATTTCTGCTCAGCTATTTTTAGCAGTGCAAAATTGCTCCACCTGCACTAGAGTGAGATTAATCTCGTAAAGGTTTTGTGGGCAAGAATTTCACAAGCTGCAGATGTTTCATACATAGCTTTGGCTCCTGCATGCAAACTATTTCATGTGGTACTTTGAATGCATAGTCGGGACAGATAAGTTTCAAGTAGTTATTTTTCAAAACGTACAAATAACTTGTAGGCCATTGTATGTCAGTGATTAACCAGCTTATCACGTTGACATATCTTTAGGCTTATGAAATGTTGATCTCATTTGATGTTAATAGGAATTAGGAATGGATTTGTTTAGAGAAACACATTGGACAGCTGTTGAGGTGTTTCTGTATTGTAAGTGGCTGAGATCTTGAGAAAATTCTTTTATGCATTTTCTACAGATGTGATCCTGGACCGCCTGAAGACCAAGCAGGAAGCAGAGCTCGAGGAGGTGAAGCGACGGGCAGCGGAGGAGGCTGAGAGGGCCAGACAGGAGTTGAAATCGGGATCTGGTGAACCAGCTGTGAACGATCAAATGAACTCGAACGGATCGTGTCCGCAACAAGACTCCAGTAATGGGAATGCGATGAATGAGCAAACTTCGGCAGATGGTTAGATATCTTTTTATGCCTCTCTTAGTTGTGTTTACATGATTTTGTGAGTTTTTGATGTCAGTTTTAATTGCAAGTGCATATTTCTAATTGAAGTCATTCAGGCACACTTGTGATTTGGGGTCTGTTTAGTAACAATTgcattttgtactttttttttttattttatctttttacatttacattcatcaTCTTCAATATATTcccaaaatgttaaaattatgtttatAATTTACAAGAGTCCAACTGTCATTACAAACCTGGAAATATcaggaaatttaaaaaaaaaaaaaaaaaaattctataatgagtttccttttttttcctctaaGTTTTACTCTACtcctatattattattattattattattattattattatttattatgatatTACTCTTGTGTAGAGATATTTTATACTTGATTGCAAGCCATAGTGATATTTGTGATTGAATTGTTGTTTTGAGTCTGTTCTTTGATGAACTGGTCGTGAGTGATTCATTCGCGAATCGATCTGAATCAAAGCAATTTGAGCAAATACACTACtgtccaaaagtttgggttttatcaagcaaggatgtattaatttaatcaaaacattgataataatcagaaacaTTGAAAACTTTGTTTCTACTCTCTACTAATCAAAATTGACTAGACAGGCCATGTACAATTTTTTGCAATTCATTAGTCAAAATATTTGGAAATCCtggatttaaaatgtttgtgaatCAATCCactctttttaaaagcttttcGGCTCTTTGTATGCAAATGTGATGCACAGAATTCAATGCAGGACTTGTAGTATGTGGTAATCTTGGCTcttctcaaaaaaacaaaaaaacaaggcTCTAATCCTCCTAATTTGCATTTGAAACAGAGATTTTTGCATCTCTCATCTGTTATCGTTTAAACACTAAACCCGGTCTCTTTTGTCAAATTTCAGCTTCAGCCTCAGCTGTCCCAGTTGGTGAGGTGGGCAGCACCAATGTTCCTGAGCTCGCGGTATCCAGCTCAGCCATTCCGACTAAAACTGACTCCCAGAATCCCACAGGGAATGCTGTGACATCATCTTCCAGTGGTGAGGAGGCAGGGGAAGGGACTGATGGGGTGAAAGAGTTGGCAGGTACAGCGAGTTCTTTTCACAATGTTCAAGTCACATGCTTCTTTTATGCAAAGACTGTCCTAGCTAGTTAGTTGCTGTTAATTTCCAAGCTAGGAACAGATCTTCCATTTTCTTGTTCTGAAACAAAGACCCTCCTGGCACAAGAGACCACCTACTTTGCCCAGCAACCTTTGCTCAACAGTGCCATCTATAGAGCAGCACTGGATCTTTGCCATCATCTGTGGTACATTGTTTACTGAGAGTATAGAGCCTGTGAATTAGATTTAACAAAATTTATAATGCTATGCTGATATGTACTGCAGTGTTAATGCTTTACTACAATATTATTTTGGTTGTGGTTAGAGTGAAATGCTAGTGTACTACATACTGTTCTGTATACTTGATAAtgactactttttttttcttcgctCAACATGGCCATTACTGATGTATCTCATGTATCTTCTGTCACTGTTTCTCCTTCAGATAAGAGCTCGGAGTCTGCAGCTCACGGTGACGGTGATTCTGTACTAGAGACTGAACCTGCACAAACAGTGGATGAGAACAGCTGTAGCAGTCATTTCTCCATTTCTGAATGCCTGCGAGGTCCAGAAGAGCCTGACCTGGTGGACCGATCCTCACAGTCTTCTCTCAATAGCCAGGATGAAACAGGTTTCTATGCAcctacataaacacacacagaatatatttttaatttgttatgcgttttatttattataaacacacacacaactgttccaaagtttggggttatttatataattttttatttttaggtgagGGTAAAGCTAACGGAGATAGTGCAAAGACAGGATCTTCACGCATGATTACACGACTCCGGAACCCTGATAGCAAGCTAAGTCAACGCAAGGTCATGCAGGACAAAGATGGCAGCTCTCAGGATGGTAGCAGAGCACTTAAAGAGGTGAGACTGTTGACTTTATTAATGGTGACAGATGACATCTTGTATAGAGGATGTTGATGCTTTGATGACGAAAGAGATTTGCTAAGGCATGAATCAATATTACTGTATCGTCATATTAAGCAAATTGTACCATAGGTCttcaacaaaaaaatgacatagTTGCTTTGAAATGCACATAttaggggccattcacacagaacgcgtctttgcgtctaaaaatGTGAGACGCAGCGCTCAGgaatggttttaaaaaaagcgcaGCGTAGAACGCGAGCGTCTCGAGATGCgcctttgagacgtgatgcaataatCACGTCTCAAAgacaataacggaaataatagaaatgtccgtcaagcgcgtgtttacatagaaaaacaatgggaaagtagcgcattggaatagaaaaacgcgttctttgtgaacggccccttacactgtaaaattataaatcaaATCTGTTAATCATGTTAATGATATTTCAGACTCCCCCATTGTCGTCATTTGGCTCCTTTAAGAGAGATTCAAACAAGAGCAGTGGCTTTTTCAAACTGGGCCAGGAGGGTAAATTTCGCGTCTACCACAACCAGTACAGCACTAACACACTTGCCCTGAACAAGCACCAACACCGTGAGGACCATGACAAACGCAGACATCTTTCCCACAAGTTCTGCATGACTCCTGCTGGTGAGTTCAAGTGGAACGGATCGCTGTATGGCTCGAAAGCCCTGACTGTGTCCACTTTGAGATTAACCATCATTCAGCTGGAGAACAATGTCCCTGCTCCGTTCTTGCATCCCAACTGGGCATCACACAGGTGAAAGTCTCACAAGTACCAGAAggacttgtttttattttaaatgtgctaaCGTTTCCTAGAAGAAGCGTTTAACCATGTCATCCTGTGACCTTTTCCATTGCTGTAGGTCAAACTGGATAAAAGCTGTCCAAATGTGCAGCAAGGCGAGAGAGTTTGCGTTAGCTTTGGCCATTCTAGAGTGTGCAATCAAGCCAGTGGTCATGCTCCCTATGTGGAAGGATTCTCTCGGTCACACAAGGTCAGtttattaatacaaatattaaaacataCTTTTGATGCTTTGAGTTTGAATTTATACTGAATTTATACTACGAATGCAATATGGTGACTCCCAATGCGAGTGCAGACAGTGAATCTCACATGATCCGTTGCCTGTTAGAGCTGGATAggatggaaaatataaaaaaatatagataATAACCAACAGTTTAGAAACTTGGCGACCTCCTTCAATTTTATTGCCTTGAGATTTGAATGCTGCTTTATTTATGGCATCTGATGCTATAGCTGTTTTGAAAGTCTTCCTATAGTAGCAGTCATTACAAAgcttttaaaagtataaaatagTTAAAGTGCACATGTAAAAGTATTATACAAACATCAAAAAGCATAAAAGTTGTAGTTTGAAGGTCATACAGGCCAGACAGATAAATGCATAGATGAGCTGTTTAAAGTGTTTGTGAATTAAATTTGTGTTTGAAATTGAGGAGGGAGGTTGAATACATTGTCAATTTTCATCTGTGGGATTTTTAGAGATATGCAgatatagattaaaaaaaaaaaaaaaagctatcaGAATTGACTAAAGGATTGTGCCGAGTTTGGTGGATGAGGAAATCTATGGGATTTTGGGCTTGTTTGATATTCTGCAAAGGAAAAAATGTCAGATCAGTAAGGAAAGTCATAATAACCCAAGTCATGTCTGGTCTGTGATGGTGGATGTAGCTTGAAAGCTTTAGAAGGATTTGCAGTCAGAAAGGACTTAGGGATTTTgtaaaaaaaccaaaacaatagCAGTATGTTGGCTTCGTTAAGCCAGCATAATTGTCATGTGCGGTTTATGGGGAATTAAATGCTTTTTTGCATGTGTGGATAAGAATACCTTAATCCAGTAATATATTTTTGCACATTGTTGCTTCTAAACACAAAAGCATCCAGAAATGGTGGAATGCCTCAAATGCTGGAGGCTTTCCAAAAATGTACAATAAGTCACCTTTATGTCCCAGTTTTGGTGAActttctctttatttttttgtgcttcaTCTTTCCGCAGGCTTCATCGCATGACCTCTGTTGAGCGGGAAGAGAAGGAGAAggtgaaaaagagagagaaaaaactagAAGATGAAGAGACTATGCAGCAGGCCACATGGGTGAAGTACACTTTCCCCATCAAACACCAGGTACATCTGAACACTTGCCAGCTGAGCATTTTATTTGAACATTTTAGGAAATAACGGCTTCTCCATTTGAGCTAAAGGCATTCAGTAACTGTTCAAACATATTCTGTAGGTGTGGAAGCAGAAAGGTGAGGAGTACAGAGTAACTGGGTATGGAGGCTGGAGCTGGGTGAGTAAGACGCATGTCCATCGCTTTTTCCCAAAACTACCTGGAAACACCAACGTCAATTACCGGAAAGCACTTGAGGGTATGTTGTTTGCTAGTACAGAATACTACAAAATGTAATTGAAAATTCTGGgaaataaaaaagtattattttttgtcagaattcatttgataaaacattttttttcagcagcTAAAACTGGAATGGACAATCAGGCATCTCTTTCAGAAACACCAAAAACTTTGGTTAAAACAGATGAAATTTCATCTGAAAATGTGCCTGAAAAGGATAACTTCCAGGACACGTCACTGGATTCTTCTGAAGAAAAGGAGAAAGTGGAGAAAGATCATGTGTTAAAAGATGAAGAacaaaatgaagaaaaagaGAATGAAACAGTTACAGAGAAGTGTGATGAAAAAAATGGATCGGTAGAACAAATGGACACCAGCACTCCCAACTCTGTAAATGATGAAAAAGGTATTTGCAAAGTTTAACCATTTTCACAGCCCTTTTTTATGTACCCAGGACAGTACATCAGAAATGATATAGCATGTATTGACTAGTATTTGAATGCATAAAAATAGTTGCTTTGTAAAGTGGAACAAAGTTGCTAATGTGtctctgtttttcatgtttgtagCTAACATCACAAATGCCCAATCCGATGACTCTCCTTTGAAAGGAGAGCCTTCGGATAGTGAGGTGGTAAAGGATAGTGCTCCTAATCAACCCCAGCAATCCTTCTGGCATGATGTTGTGAATGTCAGTGAAGGCTTCTTGCTACGTACGGCATACAAGAAAATCAAGGCATCAAAACTTGATGGCCTTTTAGAGAGGCGAGTCAAACAGTTCACCATAGAAGAGAAGCAGAGGCTTGAGAAACTCAAGCAGGGAACAATTTCTAAAACCTCAACTGAAAAGCTAATGGAAGACAAAGAGATAACCATTGCTGCTCAAGACCAAAAGGTTAAGATTGAAGGAACTATCTCTGAAACTCCAAAGGCTAGACAGACTGAGGGGGTAGCCTGTCTAGTGATCCAAGAAAAAGACAATGTGGTCAAAAAGCTTGATTTTAATCAAGAGGAAGAACAGGCGAAGACAAACACTTCAGGACAGAAGAACATCCTGGATGTTAGATTAAATGACTCTGGTGACTTAGCCCCTAAAGAACATCAGCAGAAATTGACAGAACCAGAACCCAAGACCGCCAGTAGGGTAGCAATGTCTGAGCTTAATGGAAACTCTCAAAGTCTGGATCAAAGCCTCAGCTTGAACACTAAACCCGATAAAACCGTTACAGAAGTTACGTGTCCACCTGAAGACTCTGAGAGGAAGGACATCATTGAAAACAATGAGAATGACCTAGACGTAAAGAGAACTTTGCCTTTGCAAGTAAATGGAAAGGATGGTCCTGTTGACCCAGAATGTAAGAATTTGACTGATAGTGTTAACACAAAGGAGCTAACCAATACAGTTGTGGAGGAGATTAAAGCAATATCACCAAAGGAAACAGTGAAGTCGCTAATGAATGGTGACGCCACTCAAGAGTGTCTTAAAGAATGGACTAATAGCACGATTCCTCAGGTGAATTCGGATGAGGATAAAGGGGTTAACAAACTTGACCCCGATTATCCACCCCCTCAGAAAATGGCCAAGTTGGAAAACAACATTGAAGAATCTGAAGACTCCACGGTTTCTTCTGCTGTACCTGAACCTTCTTCTGTAGCTTCCGAGTCGAACACAAGATCCGAGGTGCCTAGTCATAGCTCTAAGGTAGAGCCGATGCAAGTTGAGGAGGCAAAACCTCCTGTTCCTTCTCCCGTCCCTTCAGCGGAAGAGTCCAGCTTAAGTAGTGACCTCACTGAAAACAGCAGCAGCCTTGGCGAGACTACGACTGTCATTACTCAAGTCACCACAACTACAACCACAGTATCCACAGAGTCCCGCATGGTGTTGACCTCACGTGACAGTCTTGCTTCCAATAACGGGATCAGTACCCCTGTACCGACAGATTCTAAGGTGGAGTCTACCAGCTCTGTTTCAACACTCTCCACTACTACCACTACTGTTACAAAGGTTACAGACTCATCCCAGGAAGCCACTCTAACAAAGGAGTGCTTGACCACTGTCACAAAAACACTGACCGATACCAAGTTGAGTCCTAGTGGTGCCACTGTAAAATCTATGACAGTGAGTCACGAATATTCCACCAGGGACAGGGTACGACTGTTAAAGTTCTCTCGCACCAAGAAAACGCGCTCTGGAACGGCCTTGCCCTCGTACCGCAAGTTTGTGACCAAGAGTAGCAAGAAGAGTATCTTTGTGCT includes the following:
- the bptf gene encoding nucleosome-remodeling factor subunit BPTF isoform X2, which encodes MRGRRGRPPKAQLVQEPSTGPVRGLRPRRGLRAKVKVTCDDDYVTPKRGTHHHSTRGRRKARSAASRGRGRGRGTARGRGRRSTASGVVYDDHESDEDDEDAVSLRSEEEEFIEEPLTDEEEEEEDEEEAINDESDYLEELDELEEDDASYCTESSHGSNAGRKRPRPRRPPSPILEQKEIPLLELPSSSEDLLIPNEQLLNASAIYEVLRSFCTVLRLSPFRFEDFCAALVGQEQCTLMAETHICLLKAILREEDTSNTTFGPADLKDSINSTLYFIDGMTWPEVVRSYCESDPEYHHVLPDLEGEDYPFSPLESKVKVLQFLVDQFLTTNLAREELMSEGVVQYDDHCRVCHRLGDLLCCETCSAVYHLECVKPPLEEVPEDEWQCEICVAHKVPGVTDCLTEFQKSRPYIRQEPIGYDRHQRKYWFLNRRIVVEEDGEDENKQTWYYSTKVQLGELLEVLDKGFWENDLCSVLEEMREEIHTHMDITEELTNKARGNNKAYLTVANDVILDRLKTKQEAELEEVKRRAAEEAERARQELKSGSGEPAVNDQMNSNGSCPQQDSSNGNAMNEQTSADASASAVPVGEVGSTNVPELAVSSSAIPTKTDSQNPTGNAVTSSSSGEEAGEGTDGVKELADKSSESAAHGDGDSVLETEPAQTVDENSCSSHFSISECLRGPEEPDLVDRSSQSSLNSQDETGEGKANGDSAKTGSSRMITRLRNPDSKLSQRKVMQDKDGSSQDGSRALKETPPLSSFGSFKRDSNKSSGFFKLGQEGKFRVYHNQYSTNTLALNKHQHREDHDKRRHLSHKFCMTPAGEFKWNGSLYGSKALTVSTLRLTIIQLENNVPAPFLHPNWASHRSNWIKAVQMCSKAREFALALAILECAIKPVVMLPMWKDSLGHTRLHRMTSVEREEKEKVKKREKKLEDEETMQQATWVKYTFPIKHQVWKQKGEEYRVTGYGGWSWVSKTHVHRFFPKLPGNTNVNYRKALEAAKTGMDNQASLSETPKTLVKTDEISSENVPEKDNFQDTSLDSSEEKEKVEKDHVLKDEEQNEEKENETVTEKCDEKNGSVEQMDTSTPNSVNDEKANITNAQSDDSPLKGEPSDSEVVKDSAPNQPQQSFWHDVVNVSEGFLLRTAYKKIKASKLDGLLERRVKQFTIEEKQRLEKLKQGTISKTSTEKLMEDKEITIAAQDQKVKIEGTISETPKARQTEGVACLVIQEKDNVVKKLDFNQEEEQAKTNTSGQKNILDVRLNDSGDLAPKEHQQKLTEPEPKTASRVAMSELNGNSQSLDQSLSLNTKPDKTVTEVTCPPEDSERKDIIENNENDLDVKRTLPLQVNGKDGPVDPECKNLTDSVNTKELTNTVVEEIKAISPKETVKSLMNGDATQECLKEWTNSTIPQVNSDEDKGVNKLDPDYPPPQKMAKLENNIEESEDSTVSSAVPEPSSVASESNTRSEVPSHSSKVEPMQVEEAKPPVPSPVPSAEESSLSSDLTENSSSLGETTTVITQVTTTTTTVSTESRMVLTSRDSLASNNGISTPVPTDSKVESTSSVSTLSTTTTTVTKVTDSSQEATLTKECLTTVTKTLTDTKLSPSGATVKSMTVSHEYSTRDRVRLLKFSRTKKTRSGTALPSYRKFVTKSSKKSIFVLPNDELKKLARRGGIREVPIFNYNAKPALDIWPYPSPRPTFGITWRYRLQTVRSLAGVSLMLRLLWACLRWDDMSVKPSPTGGTTRTETSDTDITTTEIIKRRDVGPYGIRSEYCIRKIICPLGVPETPKETPTPQRKGLRSSALRPKKPEPAKQTGPVVIETWVAEEDLELWEIRAFTERVEREKAQAADPTKVSVQKKAEEVKAQLEAQLKQQRLAAQQKRLEQQKPSSTTSTTSTLTSTPTTPGTTTQKVVVGSISGQVTSAPKVVMTTKLGSPVTFQQNKNFQQSFASWVKQGQQGNTVSTSSVVTVAASSATTSGQTFHIAAAAGSMAGSVITAKLPVPANSKIVTVNVPTTQGGLVQVQQKVVGIIPSSTAGTAQSFPPFQPRTATINIRPNTTTSTQQVITTGTALRPGMTVIRSPLHQATTLGKTIIRTPLMVQQGQVQQPVQTSSGAQAVGTPPRLSTPNQPQTPQTPSSPRPQQGQVKLTLAQLTQLTQGAQGGNQGLTVVIQGQGQTTGQLQVIPQGVTVIPGPGQQLMQAAMPNGQVQRFLFTPMAPAPASAPAAPAAPTTTTSSGVPATAAPAATTSTTPAPIQPATRLAPQPQPPTTLPPTSSLPPSQPAQHTPTPVSAAIVPQPTPSLQPHPPVQLRPQPQVPPQTSVPPPTPVPAPQIAQVTATAPPQQVTTLPVTQTTVTKVQPQIQLPPQLLSVPGLQQQVISHIQSQVAAQIQAQVQQVGTTAGMPQQIKLQLPIQIQQQGGGQVQAHQIQNLVTIQTASVQEQLQRIQQLCEQQQQKKKQQEAKREQAQQHVSQSDLIQKQVAQKQNVAIEQLKQKKTMTPAEREENQRMIVCNQVMKFILDKIDKDERQAAKKRKREESVEQKRSKQNASKLSALLFKHKEQLKADILKKRALLDKELQLQVQEELKRDLIKLRREKEKAQAAAAQAAAAAAAASAHVHSGLSSYTPTVTSPSTHKRKRDEERDAASKSKRKKMISTTSKDSKRDIKLYCICKTPYDESKFYIGCDLCSNWYHGECVGITEKEAKKMDDYICSECKRAQEGSTEELYCICRTPYDESQFYIGCDRCQNWYHGRCVGILQSEATHIDEYVCPQCQSTEDAMTVLTPLTDKDYEGLKRILRSLQSHKMAWPFLEPVDPNDAPDYYGIIKEPMDLSTMEERIQKRFYSKLTEFVADMTKIFDNCRYYNPSDSPFYQCAEFLESFFVQKLKAFKASRSHNNKLQSSAS